The following DNA comes from Miscanthus floridulus cultivar M001 chromosome 5, ASM1932011v1, whole genome shotgun sequence.
AGACTTTGAATAGGCTCCCAATCCTTTAGATTCTCATGTCTTCATGTCCTAgtgattataatagttaaaataaTTTATATCCTATGTGTTGTAAATATTTAATAATGTCATCACTATTTAGTTTGAATACCCAATAAATGTATTGTACACATTTGATGTATTGTACACATTTGACATTCAATAAATAAAGTATATATTCTATATATCATCAAAGAGTTTCATATCaaattctttatttatatatagtttctaCAGGGGTCAATCTGATGGAGGAGGAATTATGCCTAGTGGACAGTGGTACCACTAATTCTATACTTAGAAAAACAAAATATTTCCAAACTCTTATAAAAAGACAAGGAAATGTTTTGACAATCGCCGGGCGTGATGCTACAATAATAGGCTCTGGTCATGCTACTATTGTACTTCCCATGGGTACCCAAATTACAATTGAGGATGCATTATTGTATCCTGATTCAAAGCGTACCTTATTAAGTTATAGAGATATCCATCAAAATGGTTTTCATATTGAAACCCATGATGACAACAATGAGGAAATTCTCCTTGTTACTAAAAATAGCGGATATGGCAAACAAACTATTGAGAAAATTCCCTCGTTTCTGTTCAGATTGTACTACACATACATCAAACCTGTACCGCATATTGCGTACAAGGTAATTTTTCATAATGTTGACATATTAAAAATTTGGCATGAACGCCTTGGCCATCCTGATATAGGGATGATGCGAAAAAATATCAGTAATTCTAAAGGTCATGAGTTAAATACTGCTAAATTCCCAAAATCTTTAGATTTTTTGTGCACTTCATGCGCTATAGGGAAATTGATCGTACTATCATCGCCCGTTAAGATCCAAAATGAGCCACTAAAATTTCTTGAACGTATTCAAAGAGATATTTGTGGCCCCATATCTGGACCGTTTAGGTACTTcatggttctaatagatgcatcaCCTCGATGGTCTCATGTGTGTCTTTTATCCACATGTAACTATGCATTTGCaaaaaatattactcaagttattagacttagagcacatcatcatgaacatcaaattcaatcaatTCGAATGGACAGCGCTACTGAATTTTCCTCAAAGGCATTCAACGATTATTGTATGGCTTTGGGAATTCAAGTTCAGCACTCTGTCCTATATGTCCATACACAAAATGGTTTAGTAGAATCTCTTATTAAGAGAATTAAACTCATTGTAAGACCGTTATTACAAAATTACAACATACCAACTTCATCTTGGGGTCATGCAGTCTTACACACTGCTAACTTAATTCAATTGCGACCAACTGCATATCACGTTGTCTCTCCATTGCAATTAGTACGTGGGAATATGCTAAATATTTCCCATCTGCGAAAATTCGGTTGCGTTGTATACGTACCGATATCACTGCCTAAGCGTACTTCTTAGGCCCACATAGAAAACTTGGTATCTATGTGGGATATCaatctccatcaattatcaaCTACCTCGAGTCTCTTACAAGGGACTTATTCACATCCCAATACGCTGAATTCATACTTAATGAGGAATATTTCCCGGCATTAGGGAGAGATTTCAAGTACGAAAAAGAATGCCAGGAAATCATCTGGAATGCCCAAGGCATTCCCCCCTCAGGTCCACATACTCTAGAGACTGAACAACAAGTTCAGAAAATCATAAACTTGCAACATATTGTAAATAACCTGCCAGAAGCATTTACTGATTATAAGGATGTCACTAAATCCTCTTATCTTGCTTGCAATGCGCCCAAAAAAGTGGAGGTACCAataaaaaccattcaactcccacttccaaagaagaggggAGAAGTACGGCTgctcctaaggataatgctaCAAGTAAGCGTCCGAGGATATCGAGGACTAaatcctccaaatcagtaaatccaagccaacctcaagttggtagacacccaatAGTGGATAAAAATCTAACATTAGGACCAAATCCATAACCCGGATCAACGGTGCATCCAAATTCTAATCCTAGGATATCGGAACACCCTAACTCCATAGTTTTAGGAAATGTTGAGTCAAATAATTGGGTGAAAGAAATTTTCATCAATTACATAGATTCTGGAGAATCATACGATCGTAAGACTACTATTGTCGACATGTACTTTTCCATAGCAATTGTAGAAATCTTTCTCAATGATCCAGATCccaagaccatggcagagtgcaaaaagcgctcggactgggctcaatggaaagaagcaattcaAGCTGAGATAGCTTCGCTCACTAAAAGAGGGGTATTCACATCTGCAATACCTACACCTTCCAAAGTCTTTCCTGTAGGCTTTAAATGGGTTTTCATCCGGAAACAGAATGAGAACAATGaggtggtgagatataaagcAAGGCTAGTAGCACAAGGGTTCACGCAGAGACCCGACATTGATTACAATAAAACATATTCTCCAGTAATGAGTGGAATTACTTTCTGATACTTAATATCATTGGCAGttcaaaatcatctatctatgcAGTTGATGAATGTGGTGACAGCATATCTATTTGGGTCACTTGATTCGGACATATACATGAAGGTTCCCGATAGAATCCAAATTCTGAATCCAAACGCAAATCGCAACATGTATTGTGTAAAACTACAAAAGTCATTATATGTCTTGAAGCAATTGGGACGAATGCGGTACAACTGACTGAGGGAATTCCTTCTAAAGAAAGGAtacactaacaatgatgattgcccATGTGTTTTCATTAAAAAATCTCGAACGGGATTTTATATTATATTCAtgtatgttgatgatttaaatatcatTGGTAACCCAAAGGATATAGATGAAGCAAGCAAACATTTAAAGAGAGAATTCGAGATGAAGGATTTGTGTAAGACCAAGTAttgcctaggcttacaacttgagcactGTCCTTCAGgaattttagtgcatcaatcagcctatatctAAAAAATATTGGAGAAATTTAATATGAATAAATCATACCTTAATAAAACTCTAATGGTTGTTCGTTCCTTAGAAATAgggaaagatccatttagaccacgGGATATTGGGAAAAAGATGTTGGGACCAGAGATCCCATATCTCAGTGTCATTGttgcacttatgtatcttgcaaattgcaccagACCTGATATCGCATTTGCAGTGAACTTATTAGCTACCGTCATTGGACAGGAGCGAAGTGTATCCTCAGATACCTTAATGGCAtaaaggatcttggtttattcttcaAGAAAAATCATGATCCTAGTATGATTGATTATACTGATGCAGGTTACTTGTCTGATCCTCATAACGAAAAATCCCAAACAGGATTTGTATTCCTACATGGAGGTACAACTATTTCATGGAAGTCTTCTAAGCAGACTCTGACAGCGACTTCTACTAATCATTCtaaaattattgctctatataaGGCATCACAAGAATGTGTATGGCTtcgcagaatgattaaccacatacaacagtcatgtggtattggttcaattgaatcacctataattatctatgaagataattccacttgtgttacacagatgcaatcaggttacataaagagcaatatcactaagcatattgttcctaaattgttttatccccatgaattacaagaaaacggggaaataaacatcttgcaaatcaagtcgtgtgataatctcgctgacctatttactaagtccttaccaacttctGTGTTTCAAAAATTTGAACATGAAATTGGTATGGGGCGACTTCGAGATTTGCTAGAATCAGGGGGAGACATCTCATGAATGTTAACATGTACCAGaatcatattatactcttttctttcatAAGTTTTACTTTCaaggtttcttgttaaagtttttaatgaggtaatattaacataagcatgtgtcatatttccAATTTTCCCCATCGAGGTTTTTGtgggaaatatcaaagacacatattaCCCTCACAACTCATCCATGATTTTTCCTAAAaaggtttttcatgtgagttatccaagaggcaataccaataatgTGTCGTCATATTTTCTTATAATTTTTTCACTTGATTTTTATAGGGGTCTTAGCGACATATCACTTTATATATTGCTCCTCATATTTTTCCTGAAATGGTTTTTGGGGGAGTaatctatatgtcatatctccTATATTTTTTCCCACTGGAgtttttaatgggataccaatgacataataatttatttaaatcacactcatatatgttattttctccttattttctataaggtttaaaggagtttttatagCATAACTATACATACATATTTCTCAGATTTTCCCACAGGGTTTTTCAAAGAATCCAAGCATATAGCTGCATTGATCTCAAAGAAGAttcgatcaagggggagtgttTAGCACTACGAAGGAGCATGTCCCTTCGATAGTAGACTATTCCAGTGAACAGTTGCATTTTCCCGAACAGTCACGTCCGTACGATGTCGGTACGGCGCGACCCTTCACTTGTATATAATCTAAGAGATCAATAAAAGCAACAGTTGTTCCTAAAATCATCTTGTTcattccattcactttcaacaaAAATCGCTGAACTCGCTGATTTCTGATGTCTAGACTCGGTATTTTTGCCCCTTCGCAAACCTAACCATCTTTCTCTCATGTGGACTGAACGTCGAAACAAAAATTGCAACTAATACAAGTCTTGGTAAATCATCACGAGTAAATTTTAAATCTTAAGATGAGTCCATGCGACACTTCCAACAAGCTCCTCTGAAGGTGCATCTAGATCCTGGAGAAAAACTACGATGGCGGGCAATCTTCCAAGGATTCTTGAGTCCCCATATGGCGCGACGGTAATAGGCTCTAGCAAGAGCTAATGATGTGGTTGACGTCCCGCCGGCCGTGTCCGGTGCCCCATGGGCCAGCGAGGCAGCACTTCGATATGTCCGAGCCGTGCTGATCCAACGAGAGCAAGCAAGTGCAAGGGACAAATTCGCATTCTTATAATGTTATATAAGAACCACCACAGGAGCAAGCACGCGGATACAATAATCAAATACTCCACACATATACGCCATGGCATATCAAGCGGTGCAGGTGAACAAGTCTTTATGGTGGCGAAAGAGGGCAAGTGGTAGCATACAGCATGCTACCCATGGAAGTACAAATATGCGCGAATACAACCAGGTCCAGGGAGGGGTACAAATATGTGGCAGGGTCCAGAGTCCAGACGACCTTACTCGTCTTGGATggcgtcctcctcgtcctcgtactCCGCCTCCTCATCAGCAGTGGCATCCTGGTACTGCTGGTACTCGGACACCAGATCGTTCATGTTGCTCTCGGCTTCAGTGAACTCCATCTCATCCATGCCCTCACCAGTGTACCAATGCAAGAAGGCCTTCCTCCTGAACATAGCAGTGAACTGCTCACTGACACGGCGGAACATCTCCTGGATGGAGGTGGAGTTGCCAATGAAGGTGGAGGCCATAGAGAGGCCACGCGGCGGTATGTCACAGACACTGGACTTGACGTTGTTGGGGATCCACTCCACGAAGTAGGACGAGTTCTTGTTCTGGACATTGATCATCTGCTCGTCCACCTCCTTGGTGCTCATCTTGCCACGGAACATGGCAGAGGCTGTGAGATAGCGGCCATGGCGCGGGTCAGCGGCACACATCATGTTCTTGGAATCCCACATCTGCTGGGTTAGCTCAGGGACAGTGAGAGCACGGTACTGCTGAGAGCCACGCGAGGTGAGTGGCGCAAAGCCAACCATGAAGAAGTGCAGGCGAGGGAATGGAATCAAGTTGACTGCAAGCTTGCGCAGATCAGAGTTCAGCTGTCCTGGGAAGCGCAGGCAGCAAGTGACTCCACTCATTGTTGCACTGATCAAGTGGTTCAAGTCTCCAACTGTTCAGGGGGAAAAAAACTATGTCAGAACAGTATTCAAGAATTACAACATAATAAACTGC
Coding sequences within:
- the LOC136449845 gene encoding tubulin beta-5 chain-like, whose protein sequence is MREILHIQGGQCGNQIGSKFWEVVCDEHGIDPTGRYVGTSDLQLERVNVYYNEASCGRFVPRAVLMDLEPGTMDSVRTSPYGQIFRPDNFVFGQSGAGNNWAKGHYTEGAELIDSVLDVVRKEAENCDCLQGFQVCHSLGGGTGSGMGTLLISKIREEYPDRMMLTFSVFPSPKVSDTVVEPYNATLSVHQLVENADECMVLDNEALYDICFRTLKLTTPSFGDLNHLISATMSGVTCCLRFPGQLNSDLRKLAVNLIPFPRLHFFMVGFAPLTSRGSQQYRALTVPELTQQMWDSKNMMCAADPRHGRYLTASAMFRGKMSTKEVDEQMINVQNKNSSYFVEWIPNNVKSSVCDIPPRGLSMASTFIGNSTSIQEMFRRVSEQFTAMFRRKAFLHWYTGEGMDEMEFTEAESNMNDLVSEYQQYQDATADEEAEYEDEEDAIQDE